GCCCGCCTGCCTGGTTTTGCTCTGGGCTGCACACAGTAATCagagggaaaagaggagagagcaactCCAGTGTGGCGCACAGTCGGGCGTCTCCTCTGAGCTGGGAGACTGGGGAAGAGAGGGACGTGGGGTGCTCTGGGGCGAGATGCTGCCTGCCAGCTTATCTGTCCCCATCGTGGCAGGGCAGTGTGACCTTCGAGGATGTGTTCGTGTACTTCTCCCGGGAGGAGTGGGAGCTGCTAGAGGAAGCTCAGAGACTCCTGTACCGcgatgtgatgctggagaactttGCACTGGTGTCATCGCTGGGTGAGTCCCTCTTTTAGTTAGCTGTTGCTACCTGGTAAATTACCCCAAAGCTTAGTGCACTGAATAGACAAACATTTATCTTACAGTTGCTTTGGGTAAAGAATCAGGCATATTCTACTTGGGAACCCCTAGCTTAGGGTCTTTCATGACCTTGCTGGCAAGCTGCCCAGGGTTTCCATCTGATCTGAAAGCTCAACTGGTGGTGAATCTCCCTTCAGGGTCATGCGCGTGACCAGGAGGCTGTTGGACGAAGCCCTCCCTCAGTTGCTCGCCATGTCGTGTTCTCCTTAGGCCGGTCACAACAAGGCAGCTGATTTCTGAGATGACGGGCAAGAGAGAGCATCCAGGAGAGAAACTGATATTTTTACCACCTGCCCTCAGAAGTGCCATCCCACAGTGTTTCAGTATTTTCTaatgaacaaaattattttctgctCGTTATAAAATAGTGTTTAAACCCAGCCAGCACTCAGCTGGAAGGCATTAGAAGGGACGTGATTCCCAGTTTCCTGAGCTGAGTGTTGTTTTTCCTTATGGGCAGTTCTCGGTGTCTCACACTTCTTCATGGCGCAGCTTCTTTCCTTGTTCCCTGGAGTAAGAGTGTGAGTCCCAGGGTGAGGGGcacctccctcctctcccagagCCGCCCCAACCTCTGCTGCCGGGAGCTTTGAGATGAAGGATTTGGGGGTGAGAAGTCTTGCAGTCTGCCCCCGACACGCCAGATCTCTGGTCTCCTGTGCCCCGGGTTCTGCCCCATTCCGCCATCTTCTCTGTGAAGGGGGTCTCCCAGGGTCACTACTGACCCCTCATCAGCTGTTCTTTCCCATTAGGACTTGCAGTTTCCAGGTCTCATGGGGCTACCCAGCTGGAGCCggaggggagcctggggtgccTGAGGAGGTAGACACTGCTCCGGTCAGAGCAgagaagacctggaggaggcccaGGCCTGGTGAGCAGAGAGCGTGGGCAGCAGGGCTGGCTTTGCTTTGTAACAGCAGTTTGCGCTGCGCCTGTGGTGTCTCCTCCCCCGTCTTTGATGCTTCGCTCGTTTGTCGCTGCTGCTCTGCCCTTAGGCGCCTGCCTGTTGCACCCCCCTTTCTAGTCGCACGTCTCACCTGACCTCTTGCTCCTCCACACAGCGCTCCACAGCATTGGGTTTCTTTTAACATGTCATGAGATGTGCATATATCTTACAGTTCCCTTAAACACTGTCAGGCCAGATACTCAGTTCTGGGCCAGGTTTGATATTCTGTCAGGCCAGGTTTTTCTGGCCCTGGCTAGACCCTTCTCACAACACTCACCTGGCACAAGGAACCAAGAGCCTTGCTTCAGACCATCTGCATGGTGCGGTTCAGAGTGCCCTTGGCCACGCTGCCCCATCCTGGTATCCCCTCCTCCGAGGTTCCCTTCCTCTGTAACAGTCAGagacccctcctcctcctgatCCTGGGCCCCATGTGAGGCCCGCAGTCCCACAGACCCATTGCCAGTTGTATCAGATGCACATTTGTTACTGGAGGCCACCAGCTGAATGTGCGCTTCAGCCACATCTGTCTTCCTTCAGGTTGTTGGCACGGAGTGGCGGGTGTGGCTGCATCTTCTGAGCAGGGGGTTCCTGTGAGCCAGCCGCAGATGAGAACTGCCCAGGCTGAGCCCTCCATCCACATGGCTCACCCCTGCGACATGCATGGCCCAGTCTTGAAAGACAGTTTGGCGCctggctgagccacagggaactCCCAGCAGGTGAATCATGGGGAGAGATTTTGGGTGTAGTGTAAACCTTGACCAGATGCAGAAGTGGTGGAATGGAATCTTCAGAAGAGAAAACCCAGGCTTCATTTGTAAAGCACTACGGATCCTGTACATCAGAGACAGCCTTCACTTGCAAAGAGGGTGGCGAGAACTTCCCAGCCAGCACCTGGCCCCTCGCCATGGGGAGAAGCCAGGTGGGCATGTTGGGAGCTTATTCTCTGCTGTCATCGCCACGGGGTCCTTTTGGGGATTGGATTCCTGTTGGGCCGGAAAGCACAACTGAGGCCGTAAAGCCTTCTGCCTCTCAGTGGCCCTTGGAGGGAATGTTGCTCCAGGGTCAGTTGACTCTGGGACTCTGGGTTGGAGCAAACTAGAAATCAGAAATGCGAAGggccctggagcccaggaacAGTTTCCCACAAGGAGAGTCTTCAGGAGGATGAGCTGTGAACACCATGGTGTGAGAACAGGTGACAGTCTGCACTCCAGCAGTCACTGGAGCAATCCTCCGGTAGATGCTTTTCATAAACAGAACTCACGTGCACCAGGGAAGGCTTCCGTGATCTACACAGGCAAGTCTCTGCAAGTGGAAGAAAATGTGGGACGGTTTAACAAATGTTGATGTGCCTTTCTCCTGAGGGTGGGCCCAAGTCAGCACATGAGGATTTATGCTCAGCAGAACCACAGGAGTGGTCAGGCTCATGCAGCAATAGCACATTCACTCTGAGAAGCCTTATAAATGCAAAGAATGTGGGAGAGTATCTTGTGTCTGCTCTGCTTTTGTTCCAAGTAACATTTCGCACTCCAAAAACAGTCATACTTTGAGTGCAAAGTGTGTGGGTATACCTGCTGTGGCAACTGTTTTTCCACTCATCATATGAGGGTTCTCACGAGAGAGGACCCCAGAGTACAGTGAGTGTGGAAAGGCCTTCATTCTCCCTTATTTGTCTGGCCTAATAGGATCCATGCTGGAGAAAAACCCTTTGAGTATAAGAATATCAGAGAGCCTTTAGTTATAGTTCCTCCCTGATTCCATACGGGAAGGCTTACATGAGGGAGAAACGTGAATCTAGTGAATGTGGACAGtgcctcttcattcattcattccttaccAAGCCTCAGAGTGTTCATACTGGGGAGAAACCCTGTGAGCGTAAGAAATGGGCCAAAGCCTTTTACATGTGAACTTGTCTCAGGCACTATCAGAGAACTCATACTGGGAAAAGACGTTTTGAATGTAACTCCTGGGGAAAATCTTCTGAACAGAGGAAGCTTTGTACTCTGAGGAATTATACCAAAGAGAAACAAGTGTTCGTATGCTGTGAGAAAATCTTCTGAGATCAGTTATCACTTATTGTCATTTGAAGAGTCATACAGGAAATTGGTCCATCCTAGGAGATTGCATCTGAGGATTTATAAAGGAGAGAGAACCAGTGGCTACTGTGCAGTTTCAAGACTCTTCAGCCATAGCTCTACCATTACAATGCACTGAAAAATATAACAggcaaataaatgtatttatgactttttttctgattttcctgaGAAACCAATGacagtttattcagttcagttcagtcgctcagtcgtgtccaactccttgcaaccccatgaatcgcagcacgccaggcctccctgtccatcaccatctcccggagttcactcagactcacgtccatcgagtccgtgatgccatccagccatctcatcctcagtcgtccccttctcctcctgcccccaatcccccccagcatcagagtcttttccaacgagtcaactcttcgcatgaggtggccaaagtactggagcttcagctttagcatcattccttccaaagaaatcccagggttgatcttcagaatggactggttggatctccttgcagtccaagggactctaaagagtcttctccaacaccacagttcaaaagcatcaattcttcggtgttcagccttcttcacagtccaactctcacatccatacatgaccactggaaaaaccacagccttgactagacggaccttagtcggcaaagtaatgtctctgcttttaagtatactatctaggttggtcataacttttcttccaaggagtaagcgtcttaatttcatggttgcagtcaccatctgcagtgattttggagccccccaaaataaagtctgacactgtttctactgtttccccatctgtttcccatgaagtgatgggacaggatgccatgatcttcgttttctgaatgttgagctttaagccaactttttcactcctcttggCTGgcattttttgttgctgtttttgggTGGCAGGGGAGGTGTTTGAGAGATTAAACACCTGAATTAATACGCACTGTGTGCCACGCCCCACCAGGAAAGCTGGGAGCTTGAGAACATCTCTGCAAATGTTACTTGTTACAAAACATCATCTTAGGTGACACCTTGGTTTATGAGGCCTTTAAAACTTAAGATACAAAAATGTTGTCTAAAATTGTAATCTAAAGACATAAGGACACACTTATGAATGGGTACATTTTACTTTACTACTTAAAACAgtttaagttcatttttatttatctgttatcgagatataattgacataactaTGTACATTTAAGATGTACATCATATTTATCTGATACGTTTACACTGTCGTATGATTGCCATCGTAGCATCAGTTAGCCTCTGTTAGCTACAGAATTATCATCTCTTCTAGTAGTGGGAACAAATAAGATACCATCTCTTGGCAAGTTTAATGTTTATAATATAGTTTTATTGTCTGTAATCCCTGTACTGTGTGTTAGATCTCTCGGAATTATTTGCCTATGAGGTGTAAGTGTATGCCCGTGAACATCATCTCTCCCACCCCCTGACCCCACCCCCGGCCTTTGGTAACCATCACTGTAATGTTTTCCAGctcagtttttggttttgttttgctttttccacatataagggatattatacaatatttgatgtatatcacttagcataatatcctcaaggtccatctgtattgttgaaaatggcaggatttcctttttcctcaaggctgagtagtattccattgttgatgtatatatgtttttattcctttatcCGTTGACGGACGTTttggttgtttccacatcttcgCTATTGTGAACTATAATAAACATGGAAGTGCTCCTATCTCTTTAATaacctgtttttatttcctctggaGCTTGAGGAGGATATTGATTGGGATTGCAACTTGTCTGCACCATGCCCATCCCCAACCACATGGCCTTGGTCATGTCACTTAGGCTTGGGCttgagtatttgtgtgtgtaaaatagaaaCCTTGGTTACATAGAGTCAGGAGACCAGCAGGAGGGAGCTCTCACACCCTGCCGCGGACAGCAGTGCCCAacaggaaggagaaaggttccttttcttccaggaaaagaCGCAGTCAAGGAAAAGCCCTGGACTCTCTCCTGATTCACGTTTCCCCTCTGTGAAAGTGTTCTCTTGCTGTGCAGGTCCTTGTTTGGTGGCACGCCATTATTGCAGGCTCCAAATCAGAATTCTCAGTTGATCCTGTGTAAGCCcctctttgctggagaaatagcTGGCAGTCTTCATTTTAGGGGAACAGTGTTCAACAGGAAAAACCCAGAGTTCAGAGGTGAGTATCAGACTGGCTGCCTGATCCCCAGGGCCCCCTGAACTCTGCTGTCCCCTTTCCAATCACAGCCCTTCCATGGCATGTAATTTGAATCTGAGATACAGATAGAAATCAGCCCACACGTCGAATTCTAGACAGAGAGAACCTCCTGTGCAGTGATGGGGAGCGGGGCACACGATGATCCTGAGGCACGTGAGAAATCGAAAGTTCAGTGTAGGGAGTTATGAGGGTAGGGTCTGGGCACGGAGGTGGCTCACCTGAGGCGCTTGTCAGTGGGGTCTCCCAGAGAAGGTGAATTCTGCGTTGGGAAAGCCAAGGGCACATATATTCTGCAGGGATGCTGTTCCAGGAGTGCCCAGCTGTTCACGAAGCCCTCGTGGCAAGACTCCCTCAGGGTGACGAGGCCAGTGCagagcaggagacgtgggtccaGCATGGACGCCTTGTCACAGGCACCAGCGGCAGGCACATGCAGGGCACAGAGAGGCCGTGGGGCTCACAGAGACTAGCAGGAGACTGCAGCGCCATCACACACAGGGTTCCACAAAGATGAATCTGCAGACGTGCAACTTGGACACATGCGGGACACAAAATCCTATGCAGAAGTACACACAGATAGCCACCAGGACACAGAATAGAGAGGATATGTTTATGTTGaccaaagacacacacactcatgaaAACAGACACAGGACGCCCAGGTACGTGTGCTCACAAGTCCCATACGTACCATGAACAGTGCTCACGGGGATGTGCACGTACAACACACAGATGCATCCACTGGCACAAAGATACGTACATGCAGACGTGGGGCACTGGTGTGCGGAGATGGAGACACCCTGAGAGAAACTCCtgaacacacacacgctacaCAGGACACAAGCAGCAACGGGTACACAGAGAGGGGCACAGGGTGAGAGGCAAAGGTAGACACCTTTGTACAGCCACGTTGGCAGATGTACAAATGGTTGTACATGAATAGAGGGAACCATCCAGAGACACACAACAGCTCACtcgctcacatacacacacatttacatgGGCATTCCCAAGTGCAGATAATCAGATGTATACAAATAGAATGTGACGATAAACATTTAACTCTGCTCTTAAGAAAACAGTggatctaatgaggtggatgaaacgagccgattatagagtgaagtaagccagaaagaaaaacaccaatacagtatactaatgcatatatatggaatttagaaagatggtaacgataaccctgtatgcgagacagcaaaagagacagatgtatagaacagtcttttggactctgtgggagagggagagggtgggatgatttgggagaatggcattgaaatgtataatatcatatatgaaacgaatcgccagtccaggttagatgcatgatacaggatgctccaGGCTgctacactgggatgacccagagggatggtatggggagggaggtgggaggggggttcaggatggggaacacgtgtacaacctgtggtggattcatgttgacgtatggcaaaaccaatacaatgttgtaaagtaattagcctccaatgaaaataaatttatatttttaaaaagtgcatatAGATTATGTAAGTTGATTACAAATTTTATTGATACAAAGGGTGTGacatgcttcccaggtgctgcactggtaaaaatccacctgccagggcaggaaatacaagagatgtggatttgatctctgggttgggaagattactcagagcaggaaatggcaccccactccagtattcttgcctagataattccctggacaggggagcctggagggctacagtccgtagggtcagaaagagtctcAGCATGTCCCAGTCAtgctcagacatgactgagcagttgcTCACAATGCAGTTTACAAATGGTAATGGTGCACCCAATGGTTTCTGTTGCAAATTCCACAAGCCAATTAATTAATTCTTACACAGAGCTTTCATTAATTTCAACTCTTTATGTGTCAAGATTAAATttcaacatatgtatatatgtatatattagaaaTAAGCAAATCCAATTCTAAGCATATAACCCAGTTAAAATGAGgacttttttttctcccagatatATATACAAGAAAGTTTACAACAGATTTATTGATAACAGCCAAGAGGTTGAAACAACCAACCCAACCGTCAGTAGGAACATGCCTAAATAAACTATGATCTGGTCACATGAGTGAAGATGTACGAGTGTAGAATGCAGAAGATGGAAAATGAAAATGGGCACCTGGTGGTCTAATCAGTATGTTGTGCTAGAAAACTGGCTACTTGTTCCCCAAtagtcttttctccttctggacACCCGGGAGGACAGGCACGTCCCACCACCCTCCCTAACTTAACTTGGAAGCATGCAAATAAATTTTGGCCAATGGAAATGGGCTGGAGTGATTGTGAAAAATGTTTCTTCAATTTATCTTCTCATTTATACTCCTTCCTGGGGTACCTCTGTGGACCTCAATAGTTCCAGTTGTCATACCTCCCCAGGAATTATTACTTCTGTGGGAGCTGTAGCTCCAGGTGATGGAAAGATGATATCTTGAAGAGGACCATGACCTGAGCCACTAGATATCAGGCTGGGCCACCTGACGATCATACATTGGTACCAGGTCTGCCTGTCGAGGGTTAtggtggaaggcaggaggagcctgAGTTTGTTCTTCTGAATTAGGCATGAATGATTCTTTTGTCATCTCACACAGTGAACCATGATATGAAACTATGTTAACTCCACTGCCCATTTAAGTCTAATAGAAATTACTCTTGATACTTCAACGTTTTGAATCATATGGTCTGTAGAAATGCATCTGTTTGACAATAGACCCAGTAGTTTATGACAATTGTctgcatttattgttttaaaaaacagaatgaacTTACAGGTATACAGCTGTGATCTATGCAAAATGTTTGCCATTACCTATAATGCTACTTGGTGAGTCAAGACTGATTGTatttatattctgaaaaatatGATCAGTGATTCTGCAAAGAGCCTCCGACATCCTCCTCTAGCTGTATGTGTAAGAAGTTGTGGTCATGATGAATAGTAACAGTCAGCTTGTGTGTGTTCAGCGCCAGGTCTTGTGCTAAGCACTTTTCATCTCACTTCCCATTTGGaaggtattttctcattttaattgctGTAGTTGGGGTAAGGAGGTGGTCATGACTTTCAATTCCCACGCCCAGGGTTTTTGTGTCAGAAAGTGTAGGTTGGATCCAAGAATGTGCTTTTTGAGCAAGTTCAGAAGGGATGCTGAGCCCGTTTTGGGTATCAACGAATAGCAGGCACATTTCATGTTACTACAGGAAGACTGCACAAGAGACGGGTatcgatctttttttttttccttttggccgcGAGAGTAGCTTGGGGTTCGTAATtcccgactagggatcaaacctgggccccctgttgTGGAACGGCAGATTCCTaacccactgggccaccagagaattcccttccATCCATTCAATTTAAATCTCAGTCTCCAAAACTCCCAAGAGGTGAAGCAGCTCTCCTAGGATGAAAGAATGCTCCACCTGCTGGAGACGTCGGAGGACGCCGCTTTTCTACATGTCATCACAGAAATGTGGGCGCGTCGCCTTTATGGGGAGGTCGGGCACTTCCCGGATGGCTCAGATGgctatgcaggagactcggattcaatccctgggtcaggaagtttccctagaggagggaatggcaacccactccagtagtcttgcctggagaactccatggacagaggagcctggggggctacaggccatgggtcacagagtcgggtcCGACTGAGAAACTACCACCTTCTAGAACTTAAGGACctttctctctccacctgcctccGCGCAGCTGTCGGGGACAACCAGAAATCGGCCTTCTCCCCGGTTGGATGTGGGCCACAGACTCCTTTATGCGGAAGTCTGTTTCGCGGCGCATCCGCTCTGCGCCAATGGCAGCGCAGAAGATGCGCGTTTCCGTCGGCCCTTTCAGCCAGAGGCGGGACTTCCGGCGTCACGGTCGTGACGTATTTTGCTGGTGCCGGGAATGTCTCGAGTGGCTGTGGAATCTGCGAGTCGGCCTGGGCGCCGCTTTCCGTGCGACTCTTGGGAAGCGAATAGGAACGGACGGTAATAAGGCTGGGGCCTCCGTCCGCGCCCTTAGGACGATCCATGGTCGCCGCCGTGGGACGGGCCGCCTAGCGCGGAGCAGTGGGCTGGGGCTGTACTCCTTCCCAGGCCTTCGCGCTCGCTCTCCGTCCTCGTTCGCTTCCGGAGGCGGCACCCGGAGCCTGTGCGCCGTTTTGGACCACGAGGAAGCCAAGGCTCCGAGCTCGACCATCGTCCAGGGCCCACCGCACCCGAGGGGGTGTGCGCGTCCCGCTGCTCCCACTGCAGTCGCGTTTCTCGACCTGGTTCTACTCACAGGACCCCATGGCGGCTGCGGCGCTAACGAACTGGGCTCAGGTGAGTGGAGGGTCCCTCAAGCCCTCGCCGACTCAGGTGTGGCGGACGTTGTGTTCTCAGGCTTTCCGAACTTGGTCTTCGTCGCTCCCTTCTCTTGAGTAAGAAGGCGGTGAAGGGCGGTCATTGACGGTGAATACGTGGGGAGGATCCCGTTCCCAGTGTTGACGGGATGAGGTGCGAAATGGTTTCCAGGGCTTAGGAGCCCCCAGGTACCAACACTTGGAGGTGAGGTTGGATTAGGTATGTTCTGGAAACGGCAGGTCGCTGCGGTTATGTGTGCTCAGAACAGAGAGCAGGCAGTCAGGAGTCGGACTGGAATGGCAGCCTGAGGAGCTGGACCTCTGTTTTGACGGTGATGGGAACCGCGGAAGGTTTATCACAGAGAAGGGAGGTGATCTGACGTTGGGTGTTAAAGGCCCCTCTGGTAGCACAGTGGAAAGACTGGGGAAGCCTGAGGGTGGGACGTGAGACCAGGAGGGTGTCGACTGCAGTAGTCCAAATGTGTTGATTGTGGGTGACTAGAGTGGTGGCTGTGGACGTAACAGAAGTGTGTgaattttgtatgtttttaaagtaGGGCCGATGGAGGTTTTCTGATGAGACGTATTGATGTTCTGGGACTCTTCACCTGTCCTTCCCTCTGCGCTTGAGTCTGGGGACCTTAAAGGAGGAGTCCTTTCTAGCCCAGCACCCTGAATCTAAGCCAGGAGTTATATGAAGAGGCTCCTGCTTTGGGCAGCCAGTAGGAGGAAGACTGGACTGGTGCATTAGACTCAGGAACATCTTATGCAAATGCTTAGAGGTAAGATTGAGTTGGGAGTCCTTAAGGAGCCGCGGGTCTTAGTTCCGTCTGTTGAGAAAAGGGTCAGGAGTCGGGCAAGAATGGCAGGCTGAGGAACTGGGCTTCTTATTTTGAAGGTGATGaaagacatgggcttcccagatgcctcagtgataaagagtctgcctgcagtgtagaagacgcaggagacacgggtttaat
The genomic region above belongs to Budorcas taxicolor isolate Tak-1 chromosome 18, Takin1.1, whole genome shotgun sequence and contains:
- the LOC128064101 gene encoding uncharacterized protein LOC128064101, whose protein sequence is MREGTFPAASGREFRSRCGRASFRERLMVERRPRGPEHSSGTVSLGPGVEGERDSGPVSAPHRSRDRASEFEARPEVSLPWSPASRGPFPPTVSRGSGRCGSTDEAGAGQCDLRGCVRVLLPGGVGAARGSSETPVPRCDAGELCTGVIAGTCSFQVSWGYPAGAGGEPGVPEEVDTAPVRAEKTWRRPRPGCWHGVAGVAASSEQGVPVSQPQMRTAQAEPSIHMAHPCDMHGPVLKDSLAPG